A region of the Agrobacterium sp. RAC06 genome:
ATCGAGCGAGGCGGCTGAGGTCGTTCCCTCCGGCTTCTCCGATCTCCCGAGCCAATGGAACAATGTGGCGTCACGCGTGTTGCCCTCGCAGGGCAGCGGCCGAACGGAGGGTGCGCGTGCGCGGGGCAATGACCGACTTTGACGGCAATTCGGGACTGACATCATGAACCTCGATATCTATTGCGGCCCGGCGCCGACACCGGAGATGCTCTGGCGTGACTGGAATTTCGATCCGCCCCTGCTTGCGGCGATCGGTGCGATTTTCGTGCTTCTGATGACCACGGCCAGCAATCCGCGGCAGCGGATGGCGGCCGGTGCTGCCCTTGTGGTGATGCTAATCGCCTTCGTCTCACCGCTCTGTGCGCTGGCGTCTGCGCTGTTTTCGGCCCGGGTCCTGCACCACATCCTGCTCGTCACGTTTCTGGCGCCGTTCATCATTCTTGCAATCCCGCCCAAGGCGCGCGAGCGTCAACCCCTGCCGGCGCAGCTCTCCTTTCTCGTGCACACGATCCTGATGTGGACCTGGCACGCCCCGGAGCCCTATCTCTTCGCCCTCTCATCGCCTGCCGCCTACTGGCTGATGGAACTGACGCTGATCGGGTCGGCGGTCTGGCTCTGGTACGACATTCTTTCGCCACGGCGCACGGTCGGGCCTTCGGTGGCACTTCTGCTAGGCACGACGATCCAGATGGGCATGCTGGGGGCTTTGCTGACATTTTCGCGCGAGCCGCTGTTTGCCGCGCATATGGACACAACGCATCCCTTCGGCCTCTCCCCGCTCGCCGACCAGCAGCTTTCAGGGCTTCTGATGTGGGTGCCGGCGGCCCTGCCCTATCTCTTCGCCGCTCTTCTCAAGCTGCGCAGTCTGTTTGCGGGACGAAGCTTCGACAGCGAGGCGCCACGCTGATGATCGCCCTCCTGAAATTCGTCCATATCGCAGCCATTGCCATCTGGACCGCCGGGCTTATCAGCCTGCCGAGCCTCTACGTCCAGCGGGCACATGTCGAAAACGACGATGCGCTCTACCGCATGCAGCGGATGACACGCTTTGCCTTTGTCGTGCTGATCTCGCCGGCGGCCTTCCTGGCGGTCGCAAGCGGGATTGCGCTCAGTTTCATGAGAGAGGTGTTTGCACCCTGGTTTTCATGGAAACTCGCCTTTGTCGGGCTGCTGGCCATCTTCCACGTCTTTTCCGGACTGGTGGTCATCCGGCTTTTCAGAAAGGGGGAAGTCTATCCGGCCTGGCGCTTTGTCGTGGCGACCGTGAGCTGCGGCGTCGTGGTGCTGGCGATCCTCATTCTCGTGCTGGCCAAGGAGGCGCCCCAGTTCACCCTGCCTCCGGTCATGTCCGAGCCGGGCGGGCTGAAGCGCCTTCTCGAACCACTCAATCCTTGGGCGACACCATGAGGCCGATTCCGTGATCGAAGATCAGCTTACCACCGTGCCAGCCAGCAACACCGGTCAGGACGGCCGCCAGAACCGAGAGCAGCATGCCATGCGGCAGAACCACATTGGGATCGATGAGCCGCAAGCCCCAGTTGGCGCCGGCAACCGAGATCAGGGTAATGGCCGCAATCGCATGGGCCCAGCTTGCGGCACGCGCGCGAATGCCGGGCACGAGCAAGAGCTCGGCCGTTCCGACAAGGCCCGCGGCGACACCGGCCCCAAACGCCGTGCCGGAGGACCAGAGGCCGACGCGCAGCCAGAAGGGGTCCGCCGTGAACCAGTAGAAGACATCGACGGCGAGCGTGCCGAAGACCAAGGCAATCGGGAAATGCACGCTCATGGCATGCAAGGGGTGACCGGCAACCGCGACGGCGGAGGTCTTGTCCTTTTCTTCCAGCTGTTCAATGACGGGATTGGCAGCGTCGGTCTGAGATGTTTCGGCCATGGGGGTTCTCCGTTTGCGGGGAAAAGGCCTGTGATCGGCGGAATGTTCCATCGCCTTGCGCCGCTCTCTCTGGGCGCGCTGTTTCTCACTTCCTGTTCCGGCGATCTCTCAGCGCTTGATCCCGCAGGGCCTTATGCAGGCGCGATCGCCGACCTCTGGTGGATCATGCTTTTCGGGGCCGGATTGATCCTTTCGCTCGTGCTCGGGCTTCTCGGCCTCGTTTTCTTCAGGCCCGGCTTCGGACGCAGCCTTTCACCCAAGGGCTGGATGATCGCCGGCGGGCTATTCCTGCCTGTTCCCATGCTGATCGCGCTGATGACCTATGGCATGGCGCAGGGGGAATATCTGATCGGCGCCTGGCAGAACGAGCCGGTGGTCGCCCGTATCGAGGCGCATGGCGCCATGTGGCATTGGGGCTTCCGCTATCCGGATCTCGGGGATGATGTCAGTACCGACGGGACCTTGCATATTCCGGCCGGCGGCGTGGTGGAGGTGCGGGTCACCAGTGCCGATGTCGTGCACAGTTTCTGGATACCGAGGCTCGCCGGCAAGATCGATGCCGTGCCTGGGCATGAGACGGTCGTGCGCATCCGGGCCGATGTGCCGGGCCGCTATGGCGGCATCTGCGCCGAATATTGCGGCAACGGCCATGCCGGCATGCGCTTCACCGTCGAAGCCCATCCGCCCGAAACCTATCGCCAACGTCTCACAGCACTGTCCGCAGGAGTGTCCGCACCATGAACGATGCCAGACCCGAGACGGGCTATCAGACACCGGAAACGGCGATCCGACTGCACCATGAGCTCGACGCCGTCTGGGGCTCGGGCCATGGCCTCGAGAGGCTGTCGGCGGTGAACCACACCGTTGTCGGCAAGCGCTTCATGGTGACGGCACTCGTGTTCTTCGCGATCGGCGGCGTACTGGCCATGCTGATCCGGGCACAGCTCGCCTCGACCAACAGCGCCTTCCTCGATGCCGCCCAATATGCCCAGGTCTTCACGATGCATGGCGTCATCATGATGTTCCTGTTCGCCATCCCCTTCTTCGAGGGCCTGGCGATCTATCTCCTGCCGAAGATGCTCGGCGCCCGCGATCTCGCCTTTCCGCGCATGTCTGCCTATGGCTACTGGTGCTACCTGTTTGGCGGCACCTTCCTGGTCGCAGCCCTCCTCTTCGGCATTGCCCCAGATGGCGGCTGGTTCATGTATACGCCGCTCTCCTCGCGGCCCTATTCGCCGGGGATCAATGCCGATGTCTGGCTGCTCGGCATCACCTTCGTCGAGATCTCGGCGCTGTCGGCGGCGATCGAGATCATGGTGACGATCCTCAAGCTCCGGTCACCGGGCATGTCGCTCACCCGGATGCCGATCTTCGCGTGGTACATGCTGGTTGTCGCGGCGATGATGATCATCGGCTTCCCGCCGCTGATCCTCGGCTCCATTCTGCTGGAGGTGGAGCGGGCCTTCGACCTGCCCTTCTTCGACCCTACACGCGGCGGCGATCCGCTGCTCTGGCAGCACCTGTTCTGGCTGTTCGGCCATCCGGAGGTCTACATCATCTTCCTGCCCGCGGCCGGCGCGCTATCGACCATCATTCCGGTTCTGTGTCGCACCCGGCTAGAGGGCTACGGTCTGATAGTTGCGGCGATCGTCGCCATGGCTTTCCTGTCCTTCGGGCTCTGGGTGCACCACATGTATACGGTGGGCATTCCGCATGTAGCGCTCTCTTTCTTCTCGGCGGCCAGTGCGCTGGTTGCCATCCCCACCGGCATCCAGATCTTCGCCTGGCTTGCCACCATGGCGCATGGCAGGCCCCGCTATTCCATCCCCATGCTGCATGTCTTCGGCTTCTTCTTCGTCTTCGTGGCGGGAGGTCTGACCGGCGTCATGCTGGCCATGGTGCCCTTCGACTGGCAGGCGCATGACACACACTTCGTCGTGGCGCATCTGCATTACGTGCTGGTCGGCGGCTTCGTCTTTCCGATGATGGCGGCCGCCTATTACTGGCTGCCGCACATCACCGGGCGCCAGCCCGTGCAGCATCTGTCGAAGCCAGCCTTCTGGCTGATCTTCATCGGCTTCAACGTCACCTTCTTCATCATGCATCTGACGGGCCTGCGCGGCATGCCGCGCCGGGTCTTCGAATACCCACAGGCCGCCGGCTGGGAGGTCTTGAACTTCATCTCCTCGGTCGGCAGCTTCGTGATGACGATCGGTTTTGCGCTGGTGGCTCTCGACCTGATCATGCTCATTCGCCATGGCCGGCCATTCCGTCGTGACCCTTGGGAAGCCGGCACGCTGGAATGGGCGACGCCCACGCCGCCGCCGTCCTATAATTTCGGCTCGTTGCCACACATCGACACCCGCGCCGATGCGCTCGCGCCGCGCAGCCTCGGTCCGGAGCTCGCCGCCGGACGGGGCTATCTCGGCTTCATGCGCAATGGCTGGATGGAAACGCTGACCGTCGACATGGTGAGCGGTCGCCTCGACCATGTGGTCGTACTGCCCCGCCCGACCTATCTGCCGCTCTGGACGGCGATCGCGACGGCCGCCTTCTTCGCCAGTCTGCTCGCCAAGATCTACTGGTTCACACCCGTCGCCTTCATCGCGGTCGTCATCCTCTTCTTCCTCTGGACGCCGGCGACGGGGCTGAAGCAGGATGTCGGCCCGCTGGAAGTCGGGCGCGGCGAGCGGGCTCTGCATCACCAGGAAGTGGCGCAACCGCCCTCGTGGTGGGCCGTGGTCTTTGCGCTCGCCGCCAATGCGACGCTCTACACGTCACTGGTCTTCGGCGCCCTCTTCCTCTGGCTATCCGCCCCCAACTGGCCGCCGCTGGATCTCGACTTCACCTTCGTTCTACCGTCGCTGATCGGTGCTGGCACGCTCGTCACAGCCGCCATCGCCGGACGGTTCGCCAATGGTCAGGCCGGTCGGACGGTCACGAGCCTCGCGGTGACGCTTGTCGCACATATGATCAGCGTCGGCGCGGTCGCGGTACTGCTGATGTCGATCCCGGCGCCAACCGGGCATGCTGCCTCTGCGGCCGCCTTCGCCGTGGCCGTTTACGTCGGGCTGCATGCGGCGATCGGCGCGGTGCTGGCGATCTACGGTCTGTGGCGCTGGAACAGCGGGTATATCGGGCCGTCACGCATGCTCGATCTGCGGATCGGGCGGCTGTGGCACGACTATACCGCCGTTGCCGGTCTGATCGGGCTCGCCTTCCCCTTCGTGTTGCAGAGCCTGACCGGGATCGGAGGGCGATGAGATGAAAGTATCCCCGTTCGTCCTGCTGCTCACAGGCTTCGTGATCTGGTCAGGTGCCTTCCTGCTTCTCTATGGGGTGCAGGCGACAGGATGCCATCTCGGCTGGCACCAGATCGATGTCGGCCCGACCTCGGCGCTGCGACTTTTGCTGGCGGTGATGCTCGTCATTGTTTTGGCGCTGATCGGTGGGCTACACTGGTTTGCGACCAGGGCACTCACAGAGCCGCAAACCGATGAGGTACGGCTGCTGCACAAGATCGGCGGAATGCTGCAGGCGGCCGCCCTGGTGGCGACGCTGATCACCTATGGCGGGGTAATGTGGCTGACCTTGTGCTAGAGGCTCGCCTCAACCACGCCTAGCTGCGACGATCTTGGCGACGCCGATCTTGCTCTCTTCGCTCATCTCTTCAAAGGCCCGCTTCGCCGTCGCCTGCGGCCATGACTCTCGCGCGCCCGTCAGAGCGGGTCAGCCGGCAGCTTGCGAGTCGTCATGATCCCCGCTTATTGCGGG
Encoded here:
- a CDS encoding cytochrome c oxidase assembly protein, with translation MNLDIYCGPAPTPEMLWRDWNFDPPLLAAIGAIFVLLMTTASNPRQRMAAGAALVVMLIAFVSPLCALASALFSARVLHHILLVTFLAPFIILAIPPKARERQPLPAQLSFLVHTILMWTWHAPEPYLFALSSPAAYWLMELTLIGSAVWLWYDILSPRRTVGPSVALLLGTTIQMGMLGALLTFSREPLFAAHMDTTHPFGLSPLADQQLSGLLMWVPAALPYLFAALLKLRSLFAGRSFDSEAPR
- the coxB gene encoding cytochrome c oxidase subunit II, whose protein sequence is MFHRLAPLSLGALFLTSCSGDLSALDPAGPYAGAIADLWWIMLFGAGLILSLVLGLLGLVFFRPGFGRSLSPKGWMIAGGLFLPVPMLIALMTYGMAQGEYLIGAWQNEPVVARIEAHGAMWHWGFRYPDLGDDVSTDGTLHIPAGGVVEVRVTSADVVHSFWIPRLAGKIDAVPGHETVVRIRADVPGRYGGICAEYCGNGHAGMRFTVEAHPPETYRQRLTALSAGVSAP
- the ctaD gene encoding cytochrome c oxidase subunit I, which produces MNDARPETGYQTPETAIRLHHELDAVWGSGHGLERLSAVNHTVVGKRFMVTALVFFAIGGVLAMLIRAQLASTNSAFLDAAQYAQVFTMHGVIMMFLFAIPFFEGLAIYLLPKMLGARDLAFPRMSAYGYWCYLFGGTFLVAALLFGIAPDGGWFMYTPLSSRPYSPGINADVWLLGITFVEISALSAAIEIMVTILKLRSPGMSLTRMPIFAWYMLVVAAMMIIGFPPLILGSILLEVERAFDLPFFDPTRGGDPLLWQHLFWLFGHPEVYIIFLPAAGALSTIIPVLCRTRLEGYGLIVAAIVAMAFLSFGLWVHHMYTVGIPHVALSFFSAASALVAIPTGIQIFAWLATMAHGRPRYSIPMLHVFGFFFVFVAGGLTGVMLAMVPFDWQAHDTHFVVAHLHYVLVGGFVFPMMAAAYYWLPHITGRQPVQHLSKPAFWLIFIGFNVTFFIMHLTGLRGMPRRVFEYPQAAGWEVLNFISSVGSFVMTIGFALVALDLIMLIRHGRPFRRDPWEAGTLEWATPTPPPSYNFGSLPHIDTRADALAPRSLGPELAAGRGYLGFMRNGWMETLTVDMVSGRLDHVVVLPRPTYLPLWTAIATAAFFASLLAKIYWFTPVAFIAVVILFFLWTPATGLKQDVGPLEVGRGERALHHQEVAQPPSWWAVVFALAANATLYTSLVFGALFLWLSAPNWPPLDLDFTFVLPSLIGAGTLVTAAIAGRFANGQAGRTVTSLAVTLVAHMISVGAVAVLLMSIPAPTGHAASAAAFAVAVYVGLHAAIGAVLAIYGLWRWNSGYIGPSRMLDLRIGRLWHDYTAVAGLIGLAFPFVLQSLTGIGGR
- a CDS encoding DUF2231 domain-containing protein, translating into MAETSQTDAANPVIEQLEEKDKTSAVAVAGHPLHAMSVHFPIALVFGTLAVDVFYWFTADPFWLRVGLWSSGTAFGAGVAAGLVGTAELLLVPGIRARAASWAHAIAAITLISVAGANWGLRLIDPNVVLPHGMLLSVLAAVLTGVAGWHGGKLIFDHGIGLMVSPKD
- a CDS encoding CopD family protein; translation: MIALLKFVHIAAIAIWTAGLISLPSLYVQRAHVENDDALYRMQRMTRFAFVVLISPAAFLAVASGIALSFMREVFAPWFSWKLAFVGLLAIFHVFSGLVVIRLFRKGEVYPAWRFVVATVSCGVVVLAILILVLAKEAPQFTLPPVMSEPGGLKRLLEPLNPWATP